From Gimesia panareensis, the proteins below share one genomic window:
- a CDS encoding carboxypeptidase-like regulatory domain-containing protein, whose product MQSSKLALCLLCIFGLALSGCGSEESNLPELTPVKGTITVNGDPAAGVTIILYPQQGAAGNTPQDTAFGISDDNGHFTIQHRSGAEGVEPGEYSVTFSKMVMPDGSPMEKGAEPAAVGAKEMLPQQYTNPQYTKEKITVQKPQDTYDFELKARKT is encoded by the coding sequence ATGCAATCAAGTAAACTGGCGCTCTGTTTATTGTGCATTTTCGGACTGGCGCTGTCCGGCTGCGGTTCTGAAGAGTCCAACCTCCCTGAGTTAACCCCGGTCAAAGGAACGATCACGGTGAACGGTGATCCGGCTGCCGGGGTGACCATCATTCTTTATCCCCAGCAGGGAGCAGCCGGCAATACCCCCCAGGACACGGCGTTTGGAATCAGCGATGATAATGGCCACTTTACCATTCAACATCGCAGTGGAGCCGAAGGAGTGGAACCCGGAGAATATTCCGTCACTTTCTCCAAAATGGTGATGCCCGATGGTTCACCGATGGAAAAAGGGGCAGAACCAGCGGCAGTCGGTGCCAAAGAAATGTTGCCTCAACAGTACACCAACCCGCAATACACAAAAGAAAAGATCACGGTTCAGAAACCCCAGGACACCTACGACTTCGAATTAAAGGCCCGAAAAACCTGA
- the dnaE gene encoding DNA polymerase III subunit alpha — MSDPRPFAHLHCHTHFSMLDGASRIPEMVSKIKEAGMNSLAITDHGNLYGAMDFYSQCRSQEVNPILGLEAYIAPRSRFEKGASRMKEASFHLTLLAQNRQGFENLIKLSSMSYLEGFYYKPRIDKEILEAHSDGLILLTGCAAGELSHHILGEDWEEAEKLCAWYEKVFGDRVYMEIQNAGLEIQRQCMEGTVELANKMGLPLVATNDAHYVEQEDAVAQDVLLCVSTRSVVSDEKRMKMTGDQFFVRTQEEMYNAFPGFEDAVARTQEVAERVDIQMSDKKFYPVFQPPDGMTDTQYLRKLCEERLPLKYGDELSQAHWDRLNTELGVIEQMGYSSYFLIVWDFVVFAESEKIPCTARGSACGAMVAFLLGMSQVCPLKYDLLFERFLDPSRTEPPDIDIDFCRDRRQLVIDYTKKKYGERSVAQIGTFGTLKAKAAIRDVGRALGVPLARVNEIAKMVPESLGIKLKDAIKESPDLQAAYDQDMEVKQLLDLAMQLEGLCRSAGTHAAGVVVADLPLSEVVPLQTITGKTDIITQWDGPTVESVGLLKMDFLGLRNLTILDKAVQNVKKHCGLEINPHQLPLDDEETFALLQRGETKGIFQLESGGMRDLLTKMKPDKFQDIIATSALYRPGPLEGGMVMQYVDVKHNRIPIPKVHPIVDEILAETYGVMVYQEQVMRILNRVGGIELSAAYRCIKAISKKKLKIIAEFKDQYIAGAKQRDMDEKLAVELFDMIEKFAGYGFNKSHSTAYGGVAYATAYLKAHYPKEFMAALLSCGMESHERINEHVDDCRRMKIEVLPPDINRSDVEFSVDGEKIRFGMGAIKGVGEQALEEVVKEREENGPFTSLFNLCERVDPKSLNRSALEILIKAGALNSLGGNQAQLMLSVERAVQSALKIHKDRARGQKSLFGDEPGNDEQGSADEALLPEAEDWSRAQKLAAEKEVFGFYLTSHPLAEMGDSLTKYAQNKTNELAEMEDRDEVILAGMISSIKNAATKKPSKNGHTRYVNFDFEDPHGLVRCIMWPEQYARFGEKVKMEAMVIIKGKIDKRGREPNVIVDQLLTLNDARKQFTDRLAINFKRGVHTRQDMVNVHDVLTQFPGQTEVILVVDSVDQEKPETSLRYVLNPPGNLRVSCSEEFENRLKATIGESHIHFHTPVVKKKTINGSIGR; from the coding sequence ATGAGCGACCCACGCCCTTTTGCTCACCTGCATTGTCACACTCATTTCAGCATGCTGGATGGTGCCAGCCGCATCCCGGAAATGGTCAGCAAGATCAAAGAAGCGGGCATGAATTCGCTGGCGATTACGGACCACGGCAACCTGTATGGAGCCATGGACTTTTACAGCCAGTGCCGCAGCCAGGAAGTCAATCCGATTCTGGGCCTGGAAGCCTACATCGCCCCTCGTAGCCGCTTTGAAAAGGGGGCCTCGCGGATGAAGGAGGCCAGCTTTCACCTGACGCTGCTGGCACAGAACCGACAGGGGTTCGAAAACCTGATCAAACTCTCATCCATGTCTTACCTGGAAGGCTTTTATTATAAGCCGCGCATCGACAAGGAAATCCTGGAAGCCCACAGTGACGGCCTGATCCTGTTAACCGGCTGTGCAGCGGGTGAGTTGTCGCACCACATCCTGGGGGAAGACTGGGAAGAAGCAGAAAAACTGTGCGCCTGGTATGAAAAGGTGTTCGGCGACCGCGTGTATATGGAAATCCAGAACGCCGGCCTGGAAATTCAACGGCAGTGCATGGAGGGGACCGTCGAACTCGCTAACAAAATGGGGCTCCCCCTGGTCGCAACGAATGATGCCCATTACGTCGAACAGGAAGACGCGGTCGCCCAGGACGTGCTGCTCTGCGTCAGTACCCGTTCGGTCGTCTCCGATGAAAAACGGATGAAAATGACCGGCGATCAGTTTTTTGTCCGTACGCAGGAAGAGATGTACAATGCGTTTCCCGGCTTCGAAGATGCGGTCGCCCGCACCCAGGAAGTCGCCGAGCGGGTCGACATCCAGATGTCGGACAAAAAATTCTATCCTGTCTTTCAGCCACCCGATGGAATGACAGACACGCAGTACCTGCGTAAGCTGTGTGAAGAGCGTCTGCCCCTGAAATATGGCGATGAACTGAGCCAGGCGCACTGGGATCGTCTGAATACCGAACTGGGCGTCATCGAGCAGATGGGCTACTCCAGTTACTTCCTGATCGTGTGGGACTTTGTCGTCTTCGCGGAAAGTGAAAAAATCCCGTGTACGGCCCGTGGTTCTGCCTGCGGTGCCATGGTCGCTTTTCTGCTGGGCATGTCGCAGGTCTGTCCGCTGAAATATGACCTGCTGTTCGAGCGGTTTCTTGATCCAAGTCGAACCGAGCCGCCCGATATCGATATCGACTTCTGCCGCGACCGCCGTCAGTTGGTGATCGATTACACCAAAAAGAAATACGGTGAGCGGAGCGTGGCCCAGATCGGCACGTTCGGTACCCTGAAAGCCAAAGCCGCCATTCGCGACGTGGGACGAGCACTGGGTGTGCCGCTGGCCCGCGTTAACGAAATTGCCAAGATGGTTCCGGAGTCCCTGGGCATCAAACTCAAGGATGCGATCAAGGAAAGTCCCGACCTGCAGGCCGCCTACGATCAGGATATGGAAGTCAAACAACTGCTCGATCTGGCCATGCAGCTGGAAGGCCTCTGCCGCAGTGCCGGAACCCATGCCGCGGGTGTGGTAGTGGCAGACTTGCCCCTGTCGGAAGTCGTCCCGCTGCAGACGATCACCGGCAAAACTGACATCATCACTCAATGGGACGGCCCCACCGTGGAATCGGTGGGCCTGCTCAAGATGGACTTCCTCGGTCTGCGCAACCTGACCATCCTGGACAAAGCCGTTCAGAATGTGAAGAAACATTGCGGCCTCGAAATCAATCCGCACCAGTTGCCGCTGGATGATGAAGAGACCTTCGCCCTGCTGCAGCGTGGCGAGACGAAGGGAATTTTCCAGCTGGAAAGTGGCGGGATGCGTGACCTGCTGACCAAGATGAAGCCGGACAAGTTCCAGGACATCATCGCGACCTCGGCCCTGTATCGCCCGGGCCCTCTGGAAGGGGGGATGGTGATGCAGTATGTCGATGTGAAACACAACCGGATCCCGATTCCCAAAGTTCATCCGATCGTGGATGAAATTCTGGCAGAGACCTACGGCGTGATGGTCTACCAGGAACAGGTGATGCGGATTCTGAACCGGGTCGGGGGAATTGAGCTCTCCGCCGCGTATCGCTGTATTAAAGCGATCAGTAAGAAAAAGCTCAAAATCATCGCCGAGTTCAAAGACCAGTACATCGCCGGTGCCAAACAGCGGGACATGGACGAAAAGCTGGCGGTCGAACTCTTTGACATGATCGAAAAATTCGCCGGTTACGGATTCAACAAATCGCACTCGACAGCCTACGGCGGTGTCGCGTATGCGACCGCGTACCTCAAGGCGCATTACCCCAAAGAGTTCATGGCGGCTTTGCTCTCCTGTGGTATGGAAAGCCATGAGCGGATCAACGAACACGTCGATGACTGCCGCCGGATGAAAATCGAAGTGCTGCCGCCGGACATCAACCGCTCCGATGTCGAGTTCAGCGTGGATGGCGAGAAGATCCGCTTCGGCATGGGGGCGATCAAAGGCGTCGGGGAGCAGGCCCTGGAAGAGGTGGTCAAAGAGCGCGAGGAAAACGGACCTTTCACCAGCCTGTTCAATCTCTGTGAACGGGTTGACCCCAAATCATTGAACCGCAGTGCCCTGGAAATTCTGATCAAAGCGGGTGCCCTGAACAGCCTGGGGGGCAACCAGGCGCAGTTGATGTTGAGCGTGGAACGGGCTGTGCAGTCCGCTCTCAAAATTCATAAGGATCGGGCACGCGGCCAGAAAAGTCTGTTTGGAGATGAACCCGGCAACGATGAACAGGGCTCGGCGGATGAGGCCCTGCTGCCGGAAGCCGAAGACTGGTCCCGGGCACAAAAGCTGGCTGCGGAAAAGGAAGTCTTCGGTTTTTATCTGACCTCACATCCGCTGGCCGAAATGGGGGATTCCCTGACCAAATATGCCCAGAACAAAACCAACGAACTTGCGGAAATGGAAGACCGGGATGAAGTGATTCTGGCCGGCATGATCTCATCCATCAAAAATGCAGCCACCAAAAAGCCGAGCAAAAACGGTCACACCCGCTATGTGAACTTTGACTTCGAAGACCCGCATGGCCTGGTCCGCTGCATCATGTGGCCCGAACAGTATGCCCGCTTCGGTGAAAAAGTCAAAATGGAAGCGATGGTCATCATCAAGGGAAAGATAGATAAACGGGGCAGGGAGCCGAACGTCATCGTCGACCAGTTGCTGACTCTCAATGACGCCCGCAAGCAGTTTACGGATCGGCTGGCGATTAACTTCAAACGGGGCGTGCATACGCGACAGGACATGGTCAACGTGCATGATGTGCTGACGCAGTTCCCGGGCCAGACCGAGGTCATCCTGGTAGTCGATTCCGTCGATCAGGAAAAGCCTGAAACCAGCCTGAGATACGTCTTAAACCCCCCTGGCAATCTGCGTGTCTCCTGCAGTGAAGAATTTGAAAATCGCTTAAAGGCCACTATCGGCGAAAGCCATATCCACTTTCACACCCCTGTCGTGAAGAAAAAAACGATCAATGGAAGTATCGGTCGCTAA
- the bioB gene encoding biotin synthase BioB: MSTQIPASSRWQSLADQVLSGYQLTREEGLEILNSSDDELLELLAATYRVRQKYFGKQVQLYYLKNAKSGLCPEDCGYCSQARGSKAEIPKYRMLNEEKLLDGAKAADEAKAGTYCIVASGRGPTDKEVEHVANVVEKIKSEYDLRICCCLGLLSEEQAKRLSQAGVNRINHNLNTSREYYDKICSTHTYEDRLNTLKVAREAGMELCSGLIVGMGETPEDIVDATLELRTLETKSIPVNFLNSIDGTSLEAVDELDPRYCLKALCLFRMVHPSTEIRIAGGREVNLRSMQAMGLYAANSMFVSDYLTTKGQAAEADYEMIADLGFEVIVSGHEMEAASEAPELAGQSESC; this comes from the coding sequence ATGAGCACTCAGATTCCTGCATCTTCCCGCTGGCAGTCGCTGGCAGACCAGGTTTTATCCGGCTATCAGCTGACCCGAGAAGAGGGGCTGGAAATCCTAAACTCCTCAGATGATGAACTGCTCGAACTGCTGGCAGCCACCTACCGGGTGCGTCAGAAATATTTTGGTAAACAGGTCCAGCTCTACTATCTGAAAAATGCAAAGAGCGGTCTCTGTCCGGAAGACTGCGGTTACTGTTCACAGGCGCGCGGCTCCAAGGCGGAGATTCCCAAATACCGCATGCTGAATGAAGAAAAACTGCTCGATGGTGCCAAAGCCGCTGATGAAGCCAAAGCGGGTACCTACTGCATCGTCGCCAGCGGTCGTGGGCCGACTGATAAGGAAGTCGAACACGTCGCGAATGTGGTCGAAAAAATCAAATCTGAATACGATCTGCGGATCTGCTGCTGCCTGGGTCTGCTCTCTGAAGAACAGGCGAAACGCCTCTCCCAGGCCGGCGTGAACCGCATCAACCATAACCTCAACACCAGCCGCGAGTATTACGATAAGATCTGCTCGACGCACACTTATGAGGACCGTCTCAACACCCTGAAGGTGGCCCGGGAAGCCGGTATGGAACTCTGCAGCGGTTTGATCGTGGGCATGGGAGAAACTCCCGAAGACATCGTGGACGCCACCCTGGAACTCCGGACTCTGGAAACCAAATCCATCCCGGTCAACTTCCTCAACTCCATCGACGGCACGTCACTGGAAGCGGTCGACGAGCTCGACCCCCGCTACTGCCTGAAAGCCCTCTGCCTGTTCCGCATGGTCCATCCTTCCACCGAGATCCGCATCGCTGGTGGACGCGAAGTCAACCTGCGTTCCATGCAGGCCATGGGACTCTATGCTGCGAATTCCATGTTTGTCAGCGATTACCTGACCACCAAAGGACAGGCGGCAGAAGCCGATTACGAAATGATCGCCGACCTGGGCTTTGAAGTGATCGTCTCAGGCCACGAGATGGAAGCCGCCTCTGAAGCACCTGAACTGGCAGGGCAGAGCGAATCCTGCTGA
- a CDS encoding terpene cyclase/mutase family protein, whose amino-acid sequence MSSGRLRASHLSDNSSAGNETTPTFKIFPSTEAAPFDHPDQLLKGIARSRDYLLSLQHEDGYWCGELEGDSILESEYILLLAFLGKQHTEEAIQCANYLLDIQMPEGGWNMYPEGPIEISAAVKAYFALKLTGHSPEAEYMQRARKAILAAGGVEAVNSFTRFYLALLGIIPYSKCPAVPPELTLIPHWMPFNIFEMSAWSRTILVPLSILWEYRPSVTLPKEQGIDELFTGAPADYPRTIPKSEALDSLKKKTWIDWHRFFQIADQGFKLIENLGIKPFRKRAVNKACRWMQERFDHSDGLGAILPPIIWTVIALKCLGEDESSPDVQRALQELKKLQIKEGDRIRLQPCKSPVWDTAISTIALREAGVSNRHPAIRKCIQWLLSQEAKLPGDWVNSSKSQTPGGWYFEFNNEFYPDVDDTAMVIMALRRCLPKTLKQDQWLTDFLVTPDWNPYEEELDTEAIVAGRSESREQAYADLELLQPMVGAIRRGVHWILGMQNKDGGWGAFDRDNDRELFTQVPFADHNAMVDPSTADLTARVLEAFADVQLPISHPASQRAIQYVWSEQEDDHCWYGRWGINYLYGTWQSIVGLIDIGIPADDPRIVRAVGWLKSKQQPCGGWGETADSYADPSLRGEGETTPSQTAWALMGLMAAGEIDSAAVRRGIHYLLETQKADGNWDEEPFTGTGFPKVFYLKYHLYRTYFPLMALARFERLRR is encoded by the coding sequence ATGAGTTCAGGCAGACTGCGTGCCAGCCATCTTTCCGACAATTCGTCAGCCGGAAACGAAACCACCCCCACCTTCAAGATTTTTCCGAGCACGGAAGCCGCCCCGTTTGATCACCCCGATCAACTGCTTAAGGGAATCGCCCGCTCACGGGATTATCTGCTCTCATTACAACATGAAGACGGCTACTGGTGTGGTGAACTGGAAGGGGATTCCATTCTCGAATCGGAATACATTCTGCTGCTGGCGTTCCTGGGAAAACAGCATACAGAAGAAGCCATCCAGTGTGCTAACTACCTGCTCGACATTCAGATGCCGGAAGGGGGCTGGAACATGTACCCCGAAGGCCCGATCGAAATCAGTGCTGCCGTCAAAGCCTACTTTGCGCTGAAGCTGACCGGACACTCTCCCGAAGCCGAATACATGCAGCGCGCCCGGAAAGCGATTCTGGCAGCAGGAGGTGTGGAAGCCGTTAACAGTTTCACGCGGTTTTATCTGGCCCTGCTGGGAATCATCCCCTATTCCAAATGCCCCGCGGTCCCACCGGAACTGACACTCATTCCGCACTGGATGCCATTCAATATTTTCGAAATGTCTGCCTGGTCGCGCACCATTCTGGTCCCGCTGAGCATTCTCTGGGAATATCGTCCCTCGGTCACACTTCCCAAAGAGCAGGGGATCGACGAGTTGTTTACCGGTGCCCCGGCAGACTACCCCCGGACCATCCCCAAATCAGAAGCACTCGACTCACTCAAGAAAAAAACCTGGATCGACTGGCACCGTTTCTTCCAGATCGCCGACCAGGGATTCAAGCTGATTGAAAACCTGGGCATCAAGCCGTTCCGCAAGCGGGCGGTCAACAAAGCCTGTCGCTGGATGCAGGAACGTTTTGACCACAGCGATGGACTGGGCGCGATTCTGCCCCCCATTATCTGGACCGTGATTGCCCTGAAGTGCCTCGGGGAAGACGAAAGCAGTCCCGACGTCCAGCGTGCCCTGCAGGAACTGAAAAAACTGCAGATCAAAGAAGGCGATCGCATTCGTCTGCAGCCCTGTAAATCCCCCGTCTGGGATACCGCCATCAGTACCATTGCCCTCCGGGAAGCGGGAGTCTCCAATCGCCACCCGGCCATTCGCAAGTGCATTCAATGGCTGTTGTCGCAGGAAGCCAAACTCCCGGGCGACTGGGTCAATTCGAGTAAATCCCAAACGCCCGGCGGCTGGTATTTCGAATTCAATAACGAGTTTTACCCCGACGTGGATGATACCGCGATGGTGATCATGGCGCTGCGTCGCTGCCTGCCGAAAACACTGAAGCAGGACCAATGGCTGACCGACTTCCTGGTTACTCCGGACTGGAACCCTTACGAAGAAGAGCTGGACACCGAGGCCATCGTCGCCGGTCGGAGTGAATCGCGGGAGCAGGCCTACGCTGACCTGGAACTGCTGCAACCGATGGTGGGCGCCATCCGCAGAGGAGTCCACTGGATCCTGGGGATGCAGAATAAAGATGGCGGCTGGGGTGCCTTTGACCGCGACAACGACCGGGAACTGTTCACGCAGGTCCCCTTTGCCGATCATAATGCGATGGTCGATCCCAGCACCGCCGATTTAACCGCCCGGGTCCTGGAAGCGTTTGCCGATGTGCAGCTTCCCATCAGCCATCCTGCATCGCAACGTGCCATCCAGTACGTCTGGAGCGAGCAGGAAGACGATCACTGCTGGTACGGTCGCTGGGGAATCAACTATCTGTATGGCACCTGGCAATCCATTGTCGGACTGATTGATATCGGGATCCCTGCAGATGACCCCCGGATCGTACGCGCTGTGGGCTGGCTGAAATCAAAGCAGCAACCCTGCGGCGGCTGGGGTGAGACCGCAGACAGCTATGCAGATCCTTCCCTGAGAGGCGAGGGAGAAACCACTCCTTCACAGACAGCCTGGGCATTAATGGGCCTGATGGCAGCCGGGGAAATCGATTCCGCAGCGGTGCGTCGCGGCATACATTACCTGCTCGAAACGCAGAAGGCAGACGGCAACTGGGACGAGGAACCATTCACAGGAACCGGCTTTCCCAAGGTGTTCTATCTCAAATACCACCTGTACCGTACGTACTTCCCCCTGATGGCTCTGGCGCGCTTTGAACGGCTGCGTCGCTGA
- a CDS encoding DUF1559 domain-containing protein — MMKSRKGAPKRGFTLIELLVVIAIIAILIALLLPAVQQAREAARRSTCKNNLKQIGIAIHNYADTHTVFPLGYVRNASSGVDYSWGWSTFLLPFVDQAPLYNVLNPNGQLLLPNASTTYSGQNALQTAIPVYRCPSSIVPVINNQRTDSVPSGYGALSYPAVSGHTSGLGGSSPVTTYTNKGAFYPMSSVRFRDFTDGTSNTILVGERAFQFTGTVTQQPYAAIWAGGRYTNVGTSGIITNTKEDATGDVAFSTNINNKSGAAHRGFSSQHVGGCHFLLGDGTVRFISENINSSDYNSSSGPAAMGTYQKLAIINDGQVLGEF, encoded by the coding sequence ATGATGAAGAGTCGCAAAGGAGCCCCGAAGCGCGGGTTCACACTGATTGAGTTACTTGTTGTGATTGCCATTATCGCAATCCTGATCGCATTGCTTCTCCCCGCTGTTCAACAGGCTCGTGAAGCAGCACGTCGTTCTACCTGCAAGAACAATCTGAAACAGATCGGCATCGCCATCCATAACTACGCTGACACTCACACCGTCTTCCCGCTGGGCTATGTGCGGAACGCAAGTAGCGGAGTCGACTATAGCTGGGGATGGTCAACCTTCCTGCTGCCTTTCGTTGACCAGGCTCCTCTGTATAACGTCCTCAACCCGAACGGTCAGCTTTTACTGCCCAATGCCAGCACCACCTACAGCGGGCAAAACGCGCTGCAGACTGCCATCCCCGTTTACCGCTGCCCCTCGTCGATCGTGCCGGTGATCAACAACCAGCGTACCGACAGTGTCCCCAGCGGCTATGGTGCATTGAGCTATCCTGCTGTTTCCGGTCACACTTCAGGCCTGGGCGGAAGCTCTCCCGTAACTACCTACACCAACAAAGGTGCGTTCTACCCCATGAGCAGTGTTCGCTTCCGCGACTTCACCGATGGAACTTCCAACACCATCCTGGTGGGTGAGCGTGCATTCCAGTTCACCGGTACCGTAACTCAGCAGCCTTACGCAGCTATCTGGGCCGGCGGTCGCTACACCAACGTTGGTACCTCCGGAATCATCACCAACACGAAAGAAGATGCCACCGGCGATGTTGCTTTCAGCACCAACATCAACAATAAATCCGGTGCTGCACACCGTGGATTCAGCAGTCAGCACGTTGGCGGCTGTCACTTCCTGCTGGGAGATGGTACTGTTCGCTTCATCAGCGAAAACATCAACTCCTCTGACTACAATTCCTCTTCTGGACCGGCTGCCATGGGAACCTACCAGAAGCTGGCAATTATCAATGATGGACAGGTTCTGGGCGAATTCTAA
- a CDS encoding peptidase MA family metallohydrolase, translated as MQRVHRFRVWPDVSLSLLEQLRSLTLRTRPLSTLSILIFLLSVPTLSAASELEDCELLLRTGQYQACIQTSAVAIDKKAYGSEWPLVKAQAELALGQYAEAQQTVDAGLKRYSWSLPLRYLAWQIYHLNNEHEAADVLLASIHELASRSAWRYTDADSLVALGQASLLRGMDPGEVLETFYDRAIQEYPDQRDAWLASGNLALDKHDFALASETFAAGLKQTPNDPDLLFGLSQALQRSDPQRAATLATEVLKINPYHLPSRMAEIARLIDSEEYATAKIQLDQILAINPHLASAWASLAAIAHFENRPFDETAYYQEALSHHDQNPRVDYLIGKILSEHYRFAEGAAYQKQALEKDLKFLPARIQLAQDQLRLGQEVSGWEHALQAHAQDGYDTTTFNLLELKDQLARFKTLEDESFIIRMEAREADIYGQQVKTLLHQARKTLCQKYGLQLDQKITVEIFPDPDDFAVRTFGMPAVSGYLGVCFGKVITANSPASQADHPTSWESVLWHEFCHVVTLELTSNKMPRWISEGISVYEERQKNPYWGEVMIPQYRELILKGETTPISQLSSAFMNPKSSLHIQFAYFQSSMVVEYLVQNFGLETIRNILGDLQAGVPINVAIERHTKTLGELEEEYAIWLKAQADRFAPRADWSEQDLRPLLNDDTKRFDDWVREHPNHFRGLMAYASILAEENRVGELETTLKKLVEIYPEYTGADNASLQLAQLYQKQKRFDEEQQLLEQHARINPNALDVFQRLIERYQDQGNWSAVYQTVRKAHAVNPLNQETQQALATACIKLDRRQEAIQAYQAILALEPHNKAEAHYQLARLLQKENQQQAKRHTLIALEQAPRFRAAHLLLLELTTDTP; from the coding sequence ATGCAACGAGTGCATCGTTTCCGAGTCTGGCCTGACGTTTCGTTATCGCTGCTGGAGCAGCTTCGCTCACTGACTCTTCGCACTCGTCCTCTCTCTACCCTCAGCATTCTTATCTTCCTGCTGTCAGTTCCCACCCTGTCAGCCGCATCGGAACTGGAAGACTGCGAACTGCTACTCCGCACTGGCCAGTACCAGGCCTGTATTCAGACATCTGCTGTCGCCATCGATAAGAAAGCTTACGGCTCTGAATGGCCTCTGGTCAAAGCGCAGGCAGAACTGGCATTGGGACAGTATGCCGAAGCACAACAGACCGTCGATGCCGGCTTGAAACGGTATTCCTGGAGCCTGCCGTTACGTTATCTCGCCTGGCAAATCTATCATCTCAACAATGAACACGAGGCCGCTGACGTTCTCCTGGCCAGCATTCACGAGCTCGCCAGCCGTTCGGCCTGGCGCTATACCGATGCCGACAGCCTGGTTGCCCTGGGACAGGCATCGCTACTGCGGGGCATGGATCCCGGCGAGGTCCTCGAAACCTTTTATGACCGTGCCATTCAGGAATACCCCGATCAGCGCGACGCCTGGCTCGCCAGCGGTAACCTGGCGCTGGACAAACACGACTTTGCTCTGGCCAGCGAAACGTTTGCTGCCGGACTGAAACAGACTCCCAACGACCCGGACCTGCTGTTCGGTCTTTCACAGGCACTCCAGCGATCCGATCCGCAACGCGCAGCGACCCTGGCAACTGAGGTACTGAAAATCAATCCGTACCATCTCCCGTCGCGGATGGCTGAAATTGCCCGTCTGATCGACTCTGAAGAATATGCCACTGCAAAAATTCAACTGGACCAGATCCTCGCGATCAATCCGCACCTCGCCTCTGCCTGGGCCTCTCTGGCTGCCATCGCGCACTTTGAAAATCGTCCCTTTGATGAAACTGCATATTACCAGGAAGCCTTAAGTCACCATGATCAGAACCCGCGGGTAGACTACCTGATCGGGAAAATCCTCTCGGAGCATTACCGCTTTGCAGAGGGAGCCGCCTACCAGAAACAGGCACTGGAAAAAGATCTCAAATTCCTGCCGGCCCGGATTCAGCTCGCGCAGGACCAGTTGCGACTGGGACAGGAAGTCAGCGGCTGGGAACATGCCCTGCAGGCGCATGCCCAGGACGGTTACGACACCACCACCTTCAACCTGCTGGAGCTGAAAGACCAGCTGGCCCGGTTCAAAACACTGGAGGATGAGTCCTTCATCATTCGCATGGAAGCCCGCGAAGCAGACATCTATGGTCAACAGGTCAAAACGCTGCTGCACCAGGCCAGAAAAACTCTCTGTCAGAAATATGGATTGCAGCTGGATCAGAAAATCACGGTGGAAATCTTCCCGGATCCGGATGACTTCGCCGTCCGCACCTTCGGAATGCCTGCGGTCTCAGGTTACCTGGGCGTCTGCTTCGGTAAAGTGATCACCGCCAACAGCCCGGCTTCACAGGCCGACCACCCCACCAGCTGGGAATCCGTACTCTGGCACGAGTTCTGCCACGTTGTCACCCTGGAACTGACCAGCAACAAAATGCCCCGCTGGATCAGCGAGGGAATCTCGGTCTATGAAGAGCGTCAGAAAAACCCGTACTGGGGCGAAGTCATGATTCCCCAGTACCGGGAGCTGATACTGAAGGGGGAAACCACGCCCATCAGTCAGCTGAGCAGCGCCTTCATGAACCCCAAGAGCAGTCTGCACATTCAGTTTGCCTACTTCCAGTCTTCCATGGTGGTGGAATACCTCGTCCAGAACTTCGGTTTAGAGACCATCCGCAACATTTTAGGAGATCTGCAGGCAGGGGTCCCCATCAACGTCGCCATCGAACGACACACGAAAACACTGGGAGAGCTGGAAGAAGAGTATGCCATCTGGCTGAAAGCGCAGGCCGACCGATTTGCTCCCCGGGCTGACTGGTCAGAACAGGACCTGCGGCCGCTGCTCAACGACGATACCAAACGCTTTGACGACTGGGTGCGTGAGCATCCCAATCATTTTCGAGGGCTGATGGCCTATGCTTCCATTCTGGCAGAAGAAAACCGAGTCGGTGAACTCGAAACCACTCTGAAAAAGCTGGTTGAGATCTATCCCGAATATACCGGTGCAGACAATGCCAGCCTGCAACTGGCTCAGCTCTACCAGAAACAGAAGCGTTTCGACGAGGAACAGCAGCTTCTGGAACAGCATGCCCGCATCAACCCCAATGCCCTGGATGTCTTCCAGCGGCTGATCGAACGGTATCAGGACCAGGGAAACTGGTCCGCCGTGTATCAGACCGTCCGGAAAGCACATGCCGTCAATCCCCTGAATCAGGAGACGCAACAGGCTCTGGCCACGGCCTGCATCAAACTGGATCGGCGACAGGAAGCGATCCAGGCCTACCAGGCGATCCTGGCGCTGGAACCGCACAATAAAGCGGAAGCACACTACCAGCTCGCCCGCTTACTGCAGAAAGAAAATCAACAACAGGCAAAACGACATACACTCATCGCGCTCGAACAGGCTCCCCGTTTTCGGGCCGCCCACCTTTTACTGCTGGAACTGACAACTGACACACCTTAA